In the Sulfobacillus thermosulfidooxidans DSM 9293 genome, TCCTCAAGACTTTTTAACAAATAATTTTGGGCCGCCTCGGTTAAGCGGTGAGCTTGGTCCACCCAAATAACCAAATGATGACTCCAAAGTGGTGGCCGGTTAATATGCTGCAAGACGATTTGTAACTGCTCGCGACGAATCCGGTCTTTTTCCGGCTGAATATGGAGGACATCCGGATGATCGAAGATATCACGTGAACAGGACCGGCATTCACATCCTCTATCGCCCACTTCTTCGCACGTCATTTGCCGGGAAAGCGCCGTGGCCAATAAATCCGCCTTTTCTTGGCTTCCTTGAATCACCAAGGCGTGGCCTAAACGCTGTGTGTGCCACGCCTGAAGAATCAGGGGCCACGGACTTAAATACGCTTTAGAATTTTTCATAACGATCAATATCTACGACAAATATTGTCGCCCCGCCTACGGTGACCTCAACCGGGAAAGGAATATAGGGTTCTCCACTATGCGAGGGAGTTTGCGGCGTAAGTGTCTCTTGCCGTGCAGCCGACGTCCGTTTCAAAATATGAATGACCGCTTCGACATCTTTTTCTTCAATGCCCACCAATATCGTCGTGTTGCCCTCGCGCAAAAAGCCTCCCGTACTCGCCAATTTCGTGGCCCGAAATCCCCGGCGGTTGAGTTCGGTAACCGCTCCCGATGCATCTTTGTCCTGAAGAATGGCAATGACCAGTTTCACCAAGAAACCTCCTCATAAATAAATCCATCCCTGCGCGAACCCTCACCAGGGTGCCATGTTAAGTGCCTCGTTTGCATACGTTGTATGCGGTCTATTGTTTCGTCATCATGCAGGACCTTACTCAATATTTAAATAGGATTTCACCACGTGCTGAATATCTTTCGCCACATCTTCCACCGGACGCATACTGGCCACAATATGCCATCGGGCAGGATCTTGTTCAACGAGTTTATTATAGCCGGATTCCACCCGTTGGAAAAATTCTCTTCCCGACTTTTCAATGTTGTCCTGCCCTTCAACAAATGAAGGGCCCTTGAGCCAAAAGGTCAGGTCAGGTTTTAATCCTTGCGTAACGTGCTGATTTACCGTTTGGACCCACGTTACATCGATTCCCCGTCCATATCCCTGATACGCCACGGATGAATCGCTGAACCGGTCCACGATCACAATGTGTCCTTGCGCTAATAAGGGGCGAATGACCGTTTTCACCAGCTCAGCCCGGGCCGCTGCAAAAAGCAATAATTCGGCCTCTGCACTGTGTATTTGTACCGTATGCAACAACAAGCTGCGTAGTGATTCTCCAAGCATGGTGCCTCCCGGTTCCCTAAGTACGGTTACCGGATATCCTAAAGTTCGAAGCCATGCCGCCAAGCGCCCAATCTGCGTGGTTTTGCCGACTTTTTCTATACCCTCAAACGTAATTAGGGCACTGCGTTTTTGATCACCCATAGCCCTTCGTCAGTCCCTTCATCATCCCATGTTGGGGGAGGAGGTTGTAATCCTTTTAGGTCACCACTGCCCCTCAGGTACCAGTCCCGGTACTCTGTTAGCCATGATATCACGTCTTGATTAATACCTTCGCCCGGCACGACGAGAGGAATGCCCGGGGGATAAGGGATCAGAGGTCGTGCTGCAATCCGTCCCAAAGCTTTGGACCAAGGAATCCATTCGGTTTCTGCCGTCATCGCCTGGTAAGGCGGCATTATTTGTTGAAGGATAGGCCAACGTCCCCAGTGTAAAGCCCCGTGTGGACCGCTATCCTGATTGGCCAGGATAGCATCTAAAGCGGCCTTCACCATGTTCAGGTCATCGTAAGGAGTCACAATCAACGTCACTCCAAACGGATCGGATTTTTCTTCCACCCCAAAGGGCTCAAGTTTGCGAAGAAGGTGGGATCCGTCTCCCAAAATCGTTAATTTGGCGGCGTCGGCCTGTCCGCTTTGGAGCTCCCACCAATCTTGTAAAACATTCAGCCCCTGATCACGCCATCTCGCGCGTAATGCTCGCAACTGCTCAGCTAAAACGTGCCACCCGCGGTGGTATTCTTCCTGATGCCGTAAAAACTGAAAATCATCGAGAGATGCTAATAACAGATAAGAAGGGCTCGACGTGGCCAACAGATCCCATGCATCTTGAACCTGAGACACGGAAATGATGGGAGAATTCAGGTGCAATAGACCCGTTTGCGTCAAACTGCGTTCGGTCTTGTGCACTCCGTGACACACTAAGTCGGCCCCTTCCACCAATGCTGAACGGGGAAAACCCTCATGTCCCCAAAAATGGGTGCCGTGGGCTTCGTCAACGATCAAAGGAATGCCGTGTTGACGGCAGATGGCGGCTGTGGCCGACAGATCCGCTGCGAGTCCTTCATAGGTAGGATTTGTCACAATGACGGCTTTCGGCTGAAATTGTTCAATAAGCCGGACACGTTCCTCATCGTTAACAGGCAAGGGATAACCCCCAGGTCCCACCCGCGAATATGCCCAAATCGGCCGAAGGTGCCCGAGTATCAATGCCGCATGCACGGAGCGGTGAGCAATGCGGTCTACCACGACGGAAGATTCCGGGGGACATGCCGCCAAAATGGCTGCCATGACGGGCAAGGTTGCGCCCTGGACTGAATACCATGTTTTTTGGACACCAAAACTTTGGGCCATGAGGCGCTCAGAATCATGAATAGGATCATCACCGTCTGACTTGGGGGTCA is a window encoding:
- a CDS encoding cyclic-di-AMP receptor — its product is MKLVIAILQDKDASGAVTELNRRGFRATKLASTGGFLREGNTTILVGIEEKDVEAVIHILKRTSAARQETLTPQTPSHSGEPYIPFPVEVTVGGATIFVVDIDRYEKF
- the tmk gene encoding dTMP kinase, with the protein product MGDQKRSALITFEGIEKVGKTTQIGRLAAWLRTLGYPVTVLREPGGTMLGESLRSLLLHTVQIHSAEAELLLFAAARAELVKTVIRPLLAQGHIVIVDRFSDSSVAYQGYGRGIDVTWVQTVNQHVTQGLKPDLTFWLKGPSFVEGQDNIEKSGREFFQRVESGYNKLVEQDPARWHIVASMRPVEDVAKDIQHVVKSYLNIE
- a CDS encoding aminotransferase class I/II-fold pyridoxal phosphate-dependent enzyme; amino-acid sequence: MVRTPIIEALKAYSAGGKARWHTPGHKGRVPLPYLLSEWDVTEVRELTPKSDGDDPIHDSERLMAQSFGVQKTWYSVQGATLPVMAAILAACPPESSVVVDRIAHRSVHAALILGHLRPIWAYSRVGPGGYPLPVNDEERVRLIEQFQPKAVIVTNPTYEGLAADLSATAAICRQHGIPLIVDEAHGTHFWGHEGFPRSALVEGADLVCHGVHKTERSLTQTGLLHLNSPIISVSQVQDAWDLLATSSPSYLLLASLDDFQFLRHQEEYHRGWHVLAEQLRALRARWRDQGLNVLQDWWELQSGQADAAKLTILGDGSHLLRKLEPFGVEEKSDPFGVTLIVTPYDDLNMVKAALDAILANQDSGPHGALHWGRWPILQQIMPPYQAMTAETEWIPWSKALGRIAARPLIPYPPGIPLVVPGEGINQDVISWLTEYRDWYLRGSGDLKGLQPPPPTWDDEGTDEGLWVIKNAVP